In Zingiber officinale cultivar Zhangliang chromosome 6A, Zo_v1.1, whole genome shotgun sequence, a single genomic region encodes these proteins:
- the LOC121997297 gene encoding NDR1/HIN1-like protein 6 — translation MTHTLDIPLPAAAAATAGDKASALPVSIPPLRPPPYRRALPSYLSGRHSSSKCGRGRCLCSALLAVLLFVVVFLLLLGICFDPRAPAFFVEHLELRRVAANSADLGLALLLVNPSSRVLLRYSHGGSVAVSFRGGRLGSGDLPAFLQRPRNATKIAVAVRGRGARAAAAAVVSGKKGKGDVALRIHVRAPVQFGLGRLDLVKATVVVDYTVVVHGFIPGKEVDIKSTEHTRKIEF, via the coding sequence ATGACCCACACCTTGGACATTCCTCTGCCCGCCGCCGCCGCAGCTACCGCCGGTGACAAGGCCTCCGCCCTCCCCGTCTCCATCCCTCCCCTGCGCCCACCTCCCTACCGCCGTGCCCTCCCCTCCTACCTATCTGGCCGCCACTCCTCCTCGAAGTGCGGCCGCGGCCGGTGTCTCTGCTCCGCCCTCCTTGCCGTCCTCCTCTTCGTCGtcgtcttcctcctcctcctgggTATCTGCTTCGATCCTCGGGCACCGGCCTTCTTCGTCGAGCACCTCGAGCTCCGCCGCGTCGCCGCCAACTCCGCCGACCTCGGCCTCGCCCTGCTCCTTGTAAACCCCAGCAGCAGGGTGCTCCTCAGGTACAGCCACGGCGGCTCCGTGGCGGTGAGCTTCCGGGGGGGCAGGCTTGGCTCCGGCGACCTGCCGGCCTTCCTCCAGCGGCCGCGCAACGCGACGAAGATCGCAGTGGCGGTGCGCGGGCGGGGCGCCAGAGCAGCCGCGGCGGCGGTCGTGAGCGGGAAGAAGGGGAAGGGTGACGTCGCTCTAAGGATCCACGTGCGGGCCCCGGTCCAGTTCGGCCTGGGCCGCTTGGATTTGGTGAAGGCGACGGTGGTCGTCGACTACACCGTGGTCGTCCACGGGTTCATTCCCGGCAAAGAAGTCGACATAAAGTCAACGGAACACacaagaaaaatagaattttag